Proteins encoded within one genomic window of Candidatus Eremiobacterota bacterium:
- a CDS encoding cytidylate kinase-like family protein gives MRTRVSSELVRKQIDIWEREKLHKKRLETTEDAPYFPVVTVSRQMGTGGVSIAEFVAKKLNFRLFDREIIEFIAERADIRKSAVETIDEGVHSIVEEYLHSFMGKEGFSASEYLRHLTEVILVTAGHGKTVIIGRGAHLLIKNRPLLRVRIVCPLATRIRSLAERENHTLKKSEEIIKKRDVERASFIKKNFQRDIDDATSYDLVVNTDKIAFEQAADIIVCAYRNLFGDKGVALS, from the coding sequence ATGAGAACTCGGGTAAGCTCAGAGCTCGTAAGAAAGCAGATAGATATCTGGGAACGGGAAAAGCTTCATAAAAAGCGACTGGAAACTACGGAAGATGCCCCTTACTTCCCCGTAGTCACCGTCTCACGCCAGATGGGGACAGGGGGAGTCTCCATCGCCGAGTTCGTGGCAAAGAAGCTGAATTTTCGGCTCTTTGACCGGGAAATCATAGAATTCATCGCCGAGCGCGCCGATATCCGCAAGAGCGCCGTTGAGACCATCGATGAAGGTGTCCATTCAATAGTGGAGGAGTACCTCCATTCTTTCATGGGGAAAGAGGGCTTTTCCGCCTCTGAATATCTGCGCCACCTCACGGAGGTGATCCTTGTGACGGCCGGCCACGGGAAAACAGTCATCATCGGCCGGGGAGCCCACCTGCTCATCAAGAACCGCCCCCTCCTGAGGGTAAGAATTGTGTGCCCCCTTGCCACAAGGATCAGAAGCCTCGCAGAGAGAGAAAACCATACATTGAAAAAGTCCGAGGAGATTATAAAGAAGCGTGACGTGGAGAGGGCAAGCTTTATCAAGAAGAATTTCCAGCGGGATATTGACGACGCCACAAGCTATGACCTCGTGGTAAATACGGACAAGATCGCCTTCGAGCAGGCCGCTGATATTATTGTCTGCGCGTACAGGAACCTTTTCGGCGATAAAGGCGTCGCTCTCTCATAG
- a CDS encoding RsiV family protein yields the protein MKHVMTAVLLLLFFFQALPARCKEAGTFRWTIKTLEKKEKDCAFTFSYPELSTDCAIMGVQGIVKDFNRRMLRTAEGERDSFFKEMKNDKTSSGPPEVPNERSVACTQVGSTPRYASFVFDHYEMCRDMAHPENWYTTVNWSADGKYLVLDDILKPGAKTLEVLSSESERLLRAKFKEDGELLNAAGWAPKADNFKHFCMGGDGLHVFFLFYQIGPRPLGGPEITIPWKPLESSLTPRGKALLGK from the coding sequence ATGAAACATGTAATGACTGCCGTTCTGCTGCTTCTGTTTTTCTTTCAGGCGCTCCCTGCCCGGTGCAAAGAGGCGGGCACCTTCAGGTGGACAATAAAGACCCTTGAGAAGAAGGAAAAGGACTGCGCTTTTACCTTTTCCTACCCGGAGCTTTCAACAGACTGCGCCATTATGGGAGTACAGGGCATCGTGAAAGACTTCAACCGCAGGATGCTCCGTACCGCAGAGGGCGAGAGGGACTCTTTTTTCAAGGAGATGAAAAACGACAAGACCTCTTCAGGACCGCCCGAAGTGCCTAATGAGCGCAGCGTGGCCTGCACCCAGGTAGGGAGCACCCCCCGTTATGCCTCTTTTGTCTTTGACCATTACGAGATGTGCAGAGACATGGCTCATCCAGAGAACTGGTACACAACGGTCAACTGGTCTGCTGACGGGAAGTACCTCGTCCTTGATGACATCCTGAAGCCGGGCGCGAAGACCCTTGAAGTGCTCTCAAGTGAGTCCGAGAGGCTTCTCAGGGCAAAATTCAAGGAGGACGGGGAGCTCCTGAATGCTGCGGGATGGGCTCCCAAGGCCGACAATTTCAAGCATTTCTGCATGGGCGGCGACGGGCTCCATGTCTTTTTCCTGTTTTACCAGATAGGCCCTCGGCCTTTAGGAGGCCCCGAGATCACCATCCCGTGGAAGCCCCTTGAGAGCAGCCTCACCCCGAGAGGGAAGGCCCTTCTGGGGAAATGA
- a CDS encoding DUF1963 domain-containing protein codes for MESGTKALLLVIVFITVLTGCQKVLPPPAGKGAVTQNLMKKLEKVKRTAWLPVVRAGDGDLTASKFSGIPCLLPGESWPRCRNCKKPLQLFVQLDYAGLPAGFRKEVKADRGILQLFYCTNTGAGCDYSETSWPSSKCTLVRIISPDKVEKPREAPPEGYFPAKIIVGWNEADDYPGWEELSGKGITLDAPDEKEYESLDTPKQGEKLGGWPFWVQGIEYPLCPKCGATMRYLFQVDSEKNIPFMFGDAGMGHITQCPVHTDVLSFRWACY; via the coding sequence ATGGAGAGCGGAACGAAGGCTTTACTTTTGGTGATTGTCTTCATCACCGTCCTCACAGGTTGCCAGAAGGTCCTGCCGCCGCCCGCAGGGAAGGGAGCTGTCACTCAGAATCTCATGAAAAAGCTAGAAAAGGTCAAAAGAACGGCCTGGCTCCCCGTGGTAAGGGCCGGTGACGGCGACCTCACGGCATCAAAGTTCTCCGGGATTCCCTGCCTTCTTCCGGGAGAATCATGGCCGCGCTGCAGGAACTGCAAAAAGCCCCTGCAGCTTTTTGTGCAGCTTGATTACGCCGGGCTTCCCGCGGGATTCAGGAAAGAGGTGAAGGCTGACAGGGGCATTCTCCAACTCTTCTACTGCACAAACACCGGCGCAGGCTGTGATTATTCAGAGACCTCATGGCCCTCTTCGAAGTGCACTCTTGTAAGGATCATCTCCCCGGACAAGGTGGAAAAGCCCCGGGAGGCTCCCCCGGAAGGGTACTTTCCCGCGAAGATCATAGTGGGATGGAATGAGGCAGATGACTATCCCGGGTGGGAAGAGTTAAGCGGGAAGGGAATCACGCTGGATGCCCCCGATGAAAAGGAGTATGAGAGCCTTGACACGCCGAAGCAGGGCGAAAAGCTTGGCGGATGGCCCTTCTGGGTCCAGGGCATCGAGTATCCCCTGTGCCCGAAGTGCGGTGCCACGATGCGGTACCTCTTCCAGGTTGACTCGGAGAAGAATATCCCGTTCATGTTCGGAGATGCAGGTATGGGCCATATCACGCAGTGCCCCGTCCATACGGACGTCCTGAGTTTCAGGTGGGCCTGTTATTAG
- a CDS encoding HD domain-containing protein yields MNKLRKPLEGSYFIAVFTLFGLIVGLIISIYHTVCTRSFDAFMMRPLVGGICGLCASSVHILLLWILKGLSRGRYHRPPAAQVLFFTLLLFLSFLTADRIFFPGSAENPVHSYWVYALTILSSVISSFIFVYCGISERISISLQVLGRYHLQVIQSLITVLEARDPSKRGHSKRVADGCILLARRLGLPEKTCEKLGRAALMHDLGLIFIDESLVMKESALTPEELTQIRLHPFIVKKILTPFNVLSWETEIIKTSQLFIYSVDLQKQGEKRMPAKTYFEYSLPGKKPDDLPLEARILSVVDFYDTLTHPRPYRQALSHENTIRQMYSECGTRFDRKVVSALEDMLKRKEWPLEEDRLEEVTGFEEEQIMKEIEETARNLGLLTASYRFLGTGNSAGQRAFVLTMAGSIFTGALTGLTLYATTSASQWLTIFLCQGVLAGALIFAVGFPLDRFLRRTRGSTLLGGPAGTFLSYALGAVAASLAMLHYFIYPATGTACIIDLFGALFTAVTALIAGTISLFFRLLQTASFELLKDQKRLRSLFFDLVCALSYALEAVDPYTKGHSEKVSIYARRLGEHLKLAPEKLEKLEKAALLHDIGKMAIDRTIINKPAKLTAEEYAIIKTHSAIGARTLEPFEHLRDLSVLVKAHHESFDGKGYPDRRKYDEIPLFSRIISIADTYDAMISDRAYRKGLPHEAAIAELRRCAGRQFDPDLVEPFIRTFDDMDL; encoded by the coding sequence ATGAACAAACTCCGAAAGCCTTTGGAGGGGTCGTATTTTATCGCGGTATTCACCCTGTTCGGACTCATAGTCGGGCTTATTATATCCATATACCATACAGTCTGTACAAGATCATTTGACGCCTTCATGATGAGGCCTCTTGTAGGGGGCATCTGCGGCCTTTGCGCGTCGTCGGTCCATATACTGCTGCTATGGATTCTCAAAGGTTTGAGCAGGGGAAGGTACCACCGCCCTCCCGCTGCGCAGGTTCTTTTCTTCACTCTTCTCCTTTTTCTCTCTTTCCTTACGGCGGACAGGATATTTTTCCCCGGGAGCGCAGAGAACCCTGTACACAGTTATTGGGTATACGCCCTCACAATCCTCTCTTCGGTAATCAGCTCCTTCATTTTCGTCTATTGCGGCATATCGGAGAGAATATCCATCTCTCTCCAGGTGCTGGGGAGATACCACCTGCAGGTGATCCAGTCCCTCATCACCGTGCTTGAAGCCCGAGACCCGTCGAAAAGGGGCCATTCTAAAAGGGTGGCTGATGGATGCATCCTCCTTGCGAGGCGACTCGGCCTGCCCGAGAAAACCTGCGAAAAGCTTGGCCGCGCCGCTCTCATGCACGATCTGGGCCTCATATTCATTGACGAGAGCCTCGTGATGAAAGAATCGGCCCTCACCCCCGAGGAGCTCACGCAGATCAGGCTGCACCCCTTCATTGTGAAGAAGATCCTCACCCCCTTCAACGTCCTTTCCTGGGAGACCGAAATTATCAAGACATCACAGCTCTTCATCTATTCCGTGGATCTCCAGAAGCAGGGTGAAAAGCGCATGCCGGCAAAGACCTACTTTGAGTACAGCCTCCCCGGCAAGAAGCCGGATGACCTCCCCCTTGAAGCAAGGATCCTTTCCGTCGTTGATTTCTATGACACTCTCACCCACCCGAGGCCGTACAGGCAAGCTCTCAGCCATGAGAACACCATCAGGCAGATGTACTCCGAATGCGGCACCCGTTTTGACAGGAAAGTGGTGTCCGCCCTGGAGGATATGCTGAAAAGGAAGGAATGGCCCCTCGAAGAGGACCGTCTTGAGGAGGTCACAGGCTTTGAAGAGGAGCAGATAATGAAGGAGATTGAGGAGACGGCCAGGAACCTCGGCCTCCTCACCGCCTCCTACCGTTTCTTAGGCACAGGGAATTCCGCAGGACAGCGCGCTTTCGTGCTCACCATGGCAGGCAGCATTTTCACAGGGGCACTTACGGGCCTCACCCTCTACGCCACCACATCGGCAAGCCAGTGGCTCACCATATTCCTCTGCCAGGGGGTTCTCGCAGGCGCCCTGATCTTTGCCGTCGGCTTCCCGCTGGACAGGTTCCTCCGCAGGACACGGGGCAGCACACTCCTTGGCGGGCCGGCAGGAACTTTCCTGAGTTATGCCCTGGGCGCCGTGGCTGCGAGTCTTGCTATGCTCCACTATTTCATCTATCCTGCCACCGGGACGGCCTGCATCATTGACCTCTTCGGTGCCCTCTTCACCGCAGTCACCGCCCTCATCGCGGGGACCATAAGCCTCTTTTTCAGGCTGCTGCAGACAGCCTCCTTCGAGCTCTTGAAGGATCAGAAAAGGCTCAGGAGCCTCTTTTTTGACCTGGTCTGCGCCCTTTCGTATGCCCTTGAGGCCGTTGATCCCTATACCAAGGGCCACTCGGAAAAGGTGAGCATCTATGCGCGGAGGCTCGGTGAACACCTGAAGCTTGCCCCTGAGAAGCTGGAGAAGCTCGAAAAGGCAGCCCTTCTCCATGATATAGGAAAAATGGCCATTGACAGGACCATCATCAACAAGCCCGCGAAGCTCACCGCCGAGGAATATGCCATAATCAAGACGCACTCGGCCATAGGAGCGAGAACCCTTGAGCCCTTTGAGCACCTCCGTGATCTCTCGGTGCTGGTGAAAGCCCACCATGAGAGCTTTGACGGCAAAGGATACCCGGACAGGAGAAAATACGACGAGATTCCTCTCTTCTCAAGGATAATCTCAATTGCCGATACCTATGACGCCATGATATCAGACAGGGCATACCGCAAAGGGCTTCCCCATGAAGCCGCAATAGCTGAGTTGAGGAGATGTGCCGGAAGGCAGTTCGATCCCGACCTCGTGGAGCCTTTCATCAGGACCTTTGATGACATGGACCTATGA